From a region of the Babesia bovis T2Bo chromosome 1, whole genome shotgun sequence genome:
- a CDS encoding variant erythrocyte surface antigen-1 beta subunit, with the protein MAAQAWTPYNSLTQAPTNLKEAIDWVLRVTGRDGKSNKAAQPPPSTSNGPHCLCYLAKAVKDLLYDARSPEYPGPSTGRNWNDILLDQEQSIVKPVLTDLGLLSDSTSAASTTTTCAGGTEVIKALIDQLAQGLQKWVGWQKGKEVCCLDTETGIGGKCTCPGGGAGGCCTGSSGTCTCASANNCYKSAYNKDSALWTNIVNGTTGVGGSGSAGSAVTVNPVKAAQEVHLLARIFLGSVCLIWSGLSQLGFLTGGGKRWSQDGKLHEVDKGLGSFMAAMGYDLDRLNQEKGGNNNGEFVQTLLTGGKDKGVPWQEFKNGPPQDSVAEYYSSIYSGALGAAKGSTEDICTKYPLLVLHILASGYFRAGSAGAKGVITPPKAATKKDETPSSRKPRTIREILYWLSALPYSEKYKALVERMDGKMKGILPKEQQDKGELKLHSESTNASTTLLQKDKITHYLLAACGYCPLVLIGIQGTIEKEVDKAQAPPGPPAAGSAGAGSGTDNKCTNYGKKQEDKTDCNKKDLAEKGQVCYGGYHLEVSQFGPLHGMYANGLFGFDMDLSAAQCLDQLRVYVYHCFYQLYFLRKQCTVGVESGVGAGGNTVLGWQSCRYGSGLVGAGKENWICQKSSTSNGKCKCYSGKKSPLMLFLCDSVEHMHCGLTKGKGVNDYPEIDDHIEAKDTIQPPHFGKPPMHCPVPMGWQAESTGSSTSGGQNRENHFKDLNTGSHKQESLSQPGSPGTYPAHCTGNTLSHLLEYYCDPEKCQSGSLVVLLRLLACITPTVPRTLGDLFGFYYYIVYIGGNQGGGAAEGVYARLKGKEEESKLYMLSIGSDGVVEALKKYGENCSGGTAGNLKCLYSDGKNNCTPFLSPLSGQQYGQLSPLMAGTYLSWLVYLIEGFRTGLEGLKGEFQQISCKDSECHRGPGGGGCSDGNGCRQGTHGTKCTGGGGGVCQCASVVSCTGVLPVLYRYGFGYGDVKELHKDKGGGTQNKKCHDFLTTLNKVLEGTNLTTSSQKGLHHEINQLIYTTRLPWIFVLTLAWLVAVLYLAFGAIWPLDWTHMRSHCRGWFREGSLSPWEILMVGKKKGRGILEFFGTHKKCHEFLGTLDKVLTGDHLKNGSKKGLHYEINQLIYTTRLPWIFVLTIAWLVAVLYLAFGAIWPLDWTHMRSHCRGLFRKGSLSPWEILMVGKKKGRGILEFFGQKKQCHEFLKTLNKVLSGDHLKNGSSSGLHHEINKLIYTTRLPWIFVLTVAWLVAVLYLAFGAIWPLDWTHMRSHCRGWFRKGSLSPWEVLMVGKKKGRGILEFFVVIHEKVDYLFGGFSTAGTRKTGYPLGGFSTAGTRKTGYPLGGFSTAGTRKPGYPLGGFSTAGTRKPGYLLGGFSTAGTRKTGYPLGGFSTVGKRKTG; encoded by the exons ATGGCAGCACAGGCCTGGACCCCTTACAACAGCCTCACCcaggctcccaccaacctgaaggaggccattgactgggtcctgagggttactggtagggatggtaaaaGCAACAAGGCGGCACAGCCGCCACCAAGCACTAGTAATGGCCCTC ATTGCTTGTGCTACttggccaaggcagtgaaggacctactgtatgatGCCAGGTCCCCGGAGTACCCTGGTCCCAGCACTGGGAGGAACTGGAATGACATACTCCTAGACCAGGAACAGTCCATAGTAAAGCCAGTGCTCACTgacctgggactccttAGTGatagcactagtgctgccagtactaccactacctgtgctggtggtaccgaggtcataaaggcactgatagaccagttggcacagggactacagaagtgggttgggtggcagaAAGGCAAGGAAGTCTGTTGTCTAGATACGGAAACTGGGATAGGAGGGAAGTGTACATGTCctggtggtggtgctgGCGGTTGTTGTACCGGTTCTAGTGGTACTTGTACCTGTGCCTCTGCGAACAATTGCTATAAGTCAGCCTACAACAAGGACTCGGCCTTATGGACGAACATagtcaatggtaccactg GTGTCGGAGGATCCGGATCGGCTGGTAGTGCAGTTACTGTCAACCCAGTGAAGGCCGCCCAGG aggtccacctcctggcccgtattttcctagggtcagtatgcctcatctggagtggactcagtcagttggggttcctaacggGTGGTGGCAAGAGGTGGAGCCAGGATGGAAAGCTACACGAGGTCGATAAgggtctcggctcattcatggcggccatgggctatgacctggataggttgaatcaggAGAAGGGAG gTAATAATAATGGAGAGTTTGTGCAAACGTTGTTGACTGGAGGGAAGGATAAGGGAGTACCGTGGCAGGAATTCAAGAATGGTCCTCCTCAGG atagtgtagctgagtactacagcAGTATTTATAGTGGAGCACTGGGTGCTGCCAAAGGCAGTACTGAAGACATCTGTACTAagtaccccctattggtactccacatccttgccagtgggtacttcagggcaggtaGTGCCGGGGCGAAGGGAGTGATTACGCCGCCGAAGGCGGCTACTAAGAAAGATGAAACTCCCTCTTCCAGGAAACCCCGTACTATCCGggaaatcctatactggctaagtgcattgccctatagtgAGAAGTACAAGGCACTGGTAGAGAGGATGGATGGCAAGATGAAGGGTATATTACCTAAGGAACAGCAGGATAAGGGAGAATTAAAGCTTCATAGTGAAAGTACTAATGCCAGTACCACTCTCTTGCAGAAGGACAAgattacccactacctactggccgcctgtggctactgcccattggtactcatcggtatccaggggaccatagagAAGGAGGTGGACAAGGCACAGGCACCACCAG gtccTCCAGCTGCGGGGAGTGCTGGTGCCGGAAGTGGTACTGATAACAAGTGCACCAATTATGGCAAAAAGCAAGAAGATAAAACGGATTGCAACAAGAAGGACCTTGCCGAGAAAGGTCAagtctgctacggcgggtaccacctggaagtgtCCCagtttg gccccctccatgggatgtatgccaatgggctctttggctttgACATGGACCTTTCGgccgcccagtgcctggaccaactgagggtatatgtataccactgcttctaccagctctatttcctgaggaagcaaTGCACAGTGGGAGTGGAAAGTGGAGTAGGAGCAGGAGGGAACACTGTGCTGGGCTGGcagagttgtaggtatggtagtggacTTGTTGGCGCCGGGAAAGAGAACTGGATTTGTCAAAAATCAA GTACCAGTAATGGGAAATGCAAATGTTATAGTGGTAAAAAATCGCCACTCATGTTATTCCTTTGTGATTCAGTTGAACATATGCATTGTGGATTGACAAAGGGCAAGGGTGTGAATGATTATCCCGAAATTGATGACCACATTGAAGCCAAGGATACTATTCAACCTCCACACTTTGGCAAACCACCCATGCACTGTCCAGTTCCGATGGGATGGCAAGCAGAGAGTACTGGTAGTAGCACTAGCGGTGGCCAAAACAGGGAgaaccacttcaaag ATTTAAATACTGGAAGCCACAAACAGGAATCACTGTCACAAccag GTAGTCCTGGCACATATcctgcccactgcactgggaatacactgtcacatctcctggagtactactgtgaccccgAAAAGTGCCAGAGTGGCTCCCTAGTGGTATtactgagactactggCTTGTATCactcccacggtgccacggactctgggtgacctctttgggttctattactatatagtctatattgGGGGAAACCAGGGTGGTGGTGCTGCAGAGGGAGTGTATGCTAGGTTGAAAGGAAAAGAGGAGGAATCTAAACTGTACATGCTTTCCATTGGTAGTGACGGAGTTGTCGAGGCACTCAAGAAATACGGTGAAAATTGCAGTGGAGGCACTGCTGGCAACCTTAAGTGTCTATATAGCGATGGCAAAAACAACTGTACTCCATTCCTTTCCCCTCTtagtggccagcagtatggccagttgagtccctTGATGGCtgggacctacctgtcatggttggtctatttgatagaggGGTTCAGGACAGGACTGGAGGGGTTGAAAGGGGAGTTCCAGCAGATTAGTTGTAAGGATTCAGAGTGCCACAGAG gtccgGGAGGAGGTGGATGTAGCGATGGTAATGGATGCCGACAAGGAACACATGGTACTAAGTGCACTGGTGGTGGCGGCGGAGTCTGTCAGTGTGcctctgtcgtatcatgtaccggggtactaccggtgttgtacaggtatggctttgggtatggtgaTGTAAAGGAGTTGCACAAGGATAAAG gtgGTGGTACGCAGAACAAGAAGTGCCACGACTTCCTAACGACACTGAACAAGGTCCTAGAGGGTACTAATCTCACGACTAGCTCCCAAAAGGGGCTCCACCACGAAATAAACCAACTaatctacaccaccaggctcccctggatctttgtactgaccttagcctggctagtggcggtGCTGTACCTAGCatttggagccatatggccactggactggacacatatgaggtcgcattgtaggggatggttcagggAGGGaagtctgagtccatgggagatCTTGATGGttggtaagaagaagggaagggggatATTGGAGTTCTTTG gtaCACATAAGAAGTGCCACGAGTTCCTGGGAACACTAGACAAGGTACTAACAGGGGATCACCTCAAGAATGGCTCCAAAAAAGGCCTGCACTATGAAATCAACcaactcatctacaccaccaggctcccctggatatttgtactgaccatagcctggctagtagcggtactgtatctagcctttggagccatatggccactggactggactcatatgaggtcgcattgtagaggattgttcaggaagggtagtctgagtccatgggagatactgatggtgggaaagaagaagggaagggggatactagagttttttg gtcagaagaagcaatgtcacgagttcctaaAGACACTGAACAAGGTCCTATCAGGTGACCACCTCAAGAATGGCTCCTCATCAGGGCTCCACCATGAAATTAataagctcatctacaccaccaggctcccctggatatttgttctcacggtagcgtggctagtagcggtactctatcttgcatttggtgccatatggccactggactggacacatatgaggtcgcattgtaggggatggttcaggaagggtagtctgagtccatgggaggtactgatggtgggtaagaagaagggaagggggatactagagttttttg TGGTGATTCATGAGAAGGTCGACTATCTTTTtggtgggttttcaacagcaggtacacgtaaaactggctatcccttgggtgggttttcaacagcaggtacacgtaaaactggctatcccttgggtgggttttcaacagcaggtacacgtaaacctggctatcccttgggtgggttttcaacagcaggtacacgtaaacctggctaccttttgggtgggttttcaacagcaggtacacgtaaaactggctatcccttgggtgggttttcaacagtagggaaacgtaaaactggctaa
- a CDS encoding variant erythrocyte surface antigen-1 alpha subunit, with amino-acid sequence MALKNAFTPKASLTDAPTNLKEAIDWVLRVTGKDGNNNNGECICGLAAAVTDLLQSVELQYHVPLLVYSTSWCPIGYQGDSNGSGKGGPPKKRVTECLNGLFSLVQGLGGTAVVRTYMDQLAQVLSALVGWSKIDKCWGSGDSEKCKGGGSSNEHGEKTGCEYLQDVKHENKCGDCGCMKWNVTNADNEGTPLGRKCTRCSDSGDSAHRCSCNTGGSSTCTAESCQCYKKGKCCKCYCKGKGCGCKDAKCSCDKEMKDEDSYLSAYRKRNTSWVDGGIRATWLNLEEVPYSGYPVTPSQRRHHCARILLGSVCLIWSGLTYMYWTGKYHKGSPRWNNHILDGSGMDDGTLSQWLQALGFPREMLNNHGPGNRLDAIIWDGIRGMLYLGFPHTSYNAAHGSDHDDNTFRQPAGMNYAGYIHTVDRGAFDSSVFKGTGDTKIDKNKQGALFKLYILSCAYFTGLQKKTNTQTTTSTTPRTIREILYWLSALPYSPAYKDMLDYAKERLKKEAPDVGGKRQLSFYQQGRNAPITVDEYNLFAHFQAVTQYCPLVLIGIQGGLHSTKGTDKTTEPPIHSLYANTECHFTYPEVKIQAYNQVVHYIRALFYQLYFLRKQCAVKVALGGKWRECRYGNGVVSKGVISWMCLGCNPMEHDRKKRVDKVKEGLVGVKESDKLAGGLKTLLEKIGEVVVQLGNAQEELEKSGGNVNIALAAVKKVSGVNGSDLKGVLEKVIEVVQEVVEKLVEGVKEKVKALEEIKKTLEAAKEKLEEAKKTQEALEAAKGELEGAKGALTTAKKAFPGSSSDIDPCKNIVSATIDGLHKALQLLKDAVQQIMEATRKDTTEFQDAIFSATYTADVVTEVEKHQAKQKVTLDALSTLVSAIEDLLSICNTPKCPGCTKHSDKCGQPPKPTVCQTCLQPTTTGVPSPLQAFLEDRLPGFSCKEVPDTENPEYPPAASHLRHCGGSGQCCPLPMGFRGQFHEGSIRDCTGQRLYGILYFFSNENMMQSCVYTLVRVTAALSATTPQVLGDVFGFFRGGVGNKERGKPQKGEETSCEHTGNPSESSEANKSKYFCGWCASGLREEVKKIEWIQKITGGDDYRESVGKALRDIKGSDSTATTTAYSSTGTTTTSLSALTKDSEYLSPLTGELYTAVSATFGNTYLSWVLYLSDALHWGLQSLSEAFQQIECRGCKGQCDPNKCKKGSHGGTDSAQCNCSSIVSCTGVLPVLYRHGFSYGNPFNLEGYQQKEKDEGDYSITDTKSTKKCHQFLDSLSAVINKKKESDQKDQDNHPLTNLLSQVGKLQYDIRLPWIFVLTIAWLVAVLYLAFGAIWPLDWTHMRSHWLRGGEHQWQCMWYKVMTGRKGMELVEYFGRR; translated from the exons atGGCCCTGAAAAACgctttcacgccgaaggcgtcacTAACCGacgctcccaccaacctgaaggaggccattgactgggtcctgagggtaactggtaaggatggtaacAATAACAATGGAG aatgtatatgtggcctggcggcggcagtgactgacctcctgcagtcagtagaactacagtaccatg taccactactggtatacagtacctcatggtgtcctataggctatcaaggtgattCCAATGGCAGTGGTAAAGGTGGCCCCCCCAAAAAGAGAGTCACAGAGTGCCTTAATGGACTATTCTCtctagtccagggactaggtggcactgcagtggtccggacctacatGGAtcagttggcacaggtactcagtgcactcgttgggtggagtaagatagataAGTGTTGGGGCAGTGGTGACAGTGAGAAGTGCAagggtggtggtagtagcaatgaACACGGCGAAAAGACTGGCTGCGAGTATCTACAGGATGTAAAGCATGAGAATAAGTGTGGTGattgtgggtgtatgaaatggaatgtGACCAATGCGGACAACGAAGGAACACCGCTGGGCAGGaagtgtacaaggtgtagtgatagtggTGATAGTGCTCATAGGTGTAGCTGTAATACTGGTGGCAGCAGCACCTGTACTGCTGAGAGCTGCCAGTGCTATAAAAAgggcaaatgctgcaagtgttatTGTAAGGGAAAGGGGTGTGGATGTAAGGATGCCaagtgtagttgtgatAAGGAAATGAAGGACGAGGACAGCTATTTATCAGCTTATCGCAAGCGAAATACCAGCTGGGTTGATGGTGGAATCAGGGCCACTTGGTTGAATCTGGAGGAAGTTCCTTACAGTGGCTATCCAGTGACCCCCTCCCAACGTCGCCACCACTGTGCCCGCATCCTACTaggctcagtatgtctcatttggagtgGGCTCAcgtatatgtattggactggaAAGTACCACAAGGGTAGTCCCCGatggaacaatcacatcttggatggtagtggtatggatgatggtacactatcccaatggttacaggccctagggtttcctagggaaatgttgaataaccATGGTCCTGGTAATAGGTTGgatgctattatatgggatgggattaggggtatgttatatttgggattcccgcATACCAGTTACAATGCTGCCCATGGCAGTGACCATGatgataatacattcagacaaccggctggtatgaactatgctggatatatacataccgtagacAGGGGTGCATTTGATAGTAGTGTCTTTAAGGGCACTGGTGACACTAAAATTGACAAGAACAAACAAGGTGCCCTCTTCAAGctgtatattctatcatgtgcctactttacTGGATTGCAGAAGAAGACTAATACTCAGACCACTACCAGTACCACTCCTAGGaccatccgtgagatcctctactggctcAGTGCACTGCCCTATAGTCCGGCATATAAGGATATGCTGGACTATGCTAAGGAGAGACTCAAGAAAGAAGCACCAGATGTTGGAGGCAAAAGGCAACTTTCGTTCTACCAACAAGGCCGTAATGCGCCCATCacagttgatgaatacaacctttttgcccacttccaagcagtgactcagtattgcccactggtcctcataggtatccagggtggattacacagtactaaaggcactgacaagACTACAGAACCACCTATCCATTCACTCTACGCTAACACTGAATGCCACTTCACCTACCCAGAAGTTAAGAttcaagcatacaaccaggtggtccactacattagggctctattctaccaactctatttccttaggaagcaatgtgccgTGAAGGTTGCTCTAGGAGgtaaatggcgtgagtgtaggtatggtaatggGGTAGTCTCCAAGGGGGTGatcagctggatgtgcctggggtgtaaccccatggaacatgataggaaaaagAGGGTTGATAAGGTAAAGGAGGGATTAGTGGGGGTGAAGGAGAGTGATAAGCTCGCAGGGGGGctaaaaacattattgGAAAAGATTGGTGAGGTGGTGGTACAgttgggtaatgcccaggaggaATTGGAAAAGAGTGGTGGTAATGTGAATATTGCACTAGCGGCAGTAAAGAAAGTATCAGGGGTGAATGGGAGTGATCTAAAGGGGGTACTAGAGAAGGTAATAGAGGTAGTACAGGAGGTAGTGGAGAAACTAGTGGAGGGGGTGAAGGAAAAGGTGAAGGCACTAGAGGAGATAAAGAAGACACTAGAGGCGGCTAAGGAGAAACTAGAGGAGGCTAAGAAAACTCAGGAGGCACTAGAGGCGGCTAAAGGGGAACTAGAGGGGGCTAAGGGGGCACTAACGACGGCTAAGAAGGCGTTTCCCGGTAGTAGTAGTGATATTGATCCATGTAAGAACATAGTGAGTGCTACTATCGATGGGCTACACAAGGCATTACAGCTGTTGAAGGACGCAGTCCAACAGATCATGGAAGCAACAAGGAAAGATACGACAGAGTTCCAAGATGCCATTTTTTCTGCTACTTATACAGCAGACGTAGTTACTGAAGTTGAGAAACATCAAGCAAAACAGAAGGTAACATTGGATGCATTATCGACGCTCGTCTCAGCCATAGAAGACCTCCTCTCCATCTGCAACACTCCCAAGTGCCCTGGATGTACAAAACACAGCGACAAGTGTGGCCAACCACCAAAGCCCACTGTCTGTCAGACCTGCCTCcaacccactaccactggtgtcccctcccccctccaggccTTCCTCGAGGATCGGTTACCAGGCTTTAGTTGTAAAGAGGTACCGGACACCGAGAATCCAGAGTACCCTCCTGCAGCATCCCACCTACGACACTGTGGTGGTTccggccagtgctgcccattgccaatgggttttagaggGCAATTCCATGAGGGCAGCATCCGTGATTGTACcggccaacgcctttatggcatcctctacttctttagtaacgagaacatgatgcagtcatgtgtttatacattggtgaGAGTTACAGCAGCCCTCAGTGCcaccacaccacaggtactgggtgatgtattcgggttctttaggggtggtgtggGAAACAAGGAAAGGGGGAAGCCACAGAAGGGAGAGGAGACCAGTTGTGAGCACACAGGTAATCCTAGTGAGTCCTCTGAGGCTAACAAGAGTAaatacttttgcggctggtgtgcctctgggttacgtgAAGaagtaaagaagatagagtggatcCAAAAGATAACGGGTGGTGACGACTACAGGGAGAGTGTCGGTAAAGCGTTAAGAGATATTAAGGGCAGTGAcagcactgctactaccactgcatattccagcactggtaccaccactacttccCTCTCGGCACTGACCAAGGACTCAGAatacctctcccccctaaccggtgaactctatacagcagtgagtgccacattcggtaacacatacctctcatgggtactctatctatcagatgcacttcattGGGGATTACAGTCACTGTCTGAGgcattccaacagattgaatgccgtggctgtaagggacaatgtgaccccaataagtgtAAGAAGGGGAGTCATGGTGGGACGGATAGTGCACAATGTAACTGCTCttcaatcgtatcatgtaccggggtactgccggtgttgtatagacatggcttcagttatggtaacccattcaatctggaggggtaccagcaGAAGGAAAAGGACGAgggagattatagtattACAGACACGAAGAGTACTAAGAAGTGCCATCAATTCTTGGACAGTctcagtgcagtgatcaataagaagaaggaatcCGATCAGAAGGACCAGGACAACcaccccctcaccaacctcctctcccaggtcggtaaactccaatacgacatacggctcccctggatctttgtactgaccatagcctggctagtagcggtactctaccttgcctttggtgccatatggccattggactggacacatatgaggtcacactggttacggggtggagaacaccagtggcaatgtatgtggtataaggtgatgacggggcgcaaaggaatggaactggtggagtattttggtaggaggtag
- a CDS encoding SmORF protein (Small Open Reading Frame (SmORF)): protein MVAFNMLWKVCLVGALGFSATVTSTEVAQEQSTQEGLDKGVCSKEKEQATELVEVPEPTRIDTPKHADIVNPPKYSVEWYLLPKPQNRRYLRDKLPWHLYNAVPRDCNEPISPWVEKEIREFFSVCSVEWYLESKPINRAALRYAIPSYLAEKVPLDCNEPISPATERRIRGFFSYSEEQQRLLRLF from the coding sequence ATGGTAGCCTTCAACATGCTATGGAAAGTCTGTCTGGTGGGGGCATTGGGGTTCTCTGCCACTGTCACTTCTACTGAGGTAGCCCAGGAACAATCCACGCAAGAAGGATTGGACAAAGGAGTCTGCAGCAAGGAAAAGGAACAGGCCACTGAACTTGTAGAAGTACCGGAACCAACTAGAATTGACACCCCCAAACATGCTGATATTGTAAATCCACCCAAGtactctgttgaatggtatctgttacccaaGCCCCAAAACAGGAGATATCTTCGTGACAAACTGCCATGGCATTTGTATAATGCCGTACCAAGggactgtaatgaaccaataaGTCCTTGGGTGGAAAAAGAAATTAGAGAGTTTTTCTCAGTGTgttctgttgaatggtatctggAATCCAAGCCCATAAACAGAGCCGCTCTACGTTATGCGATACCAAGTTATTTGGCGGAAAAGGTACCACTggactgtaatgaaccGATATCTCCAGCAACAGAAAGACGTATTAGGGGTTTTTTCTCATACAGTGAGGAACAGCAGAGGCTGTTGCGTctattttaa